One Capsicum annuum cultivar UCD-10X-F1 chromosome 2, UCD10Xv1.1, whole genome shotgun sequence genomic window carries:
- the LOC107857605 gene encoding diacylglycerol kinase 1 isoform X2 encodes MVKNTNLSTIRNFFRKSEEAPITDSEADNYLKDYYIPDYLLLPEREIQDGYDVASCPVLVFINSKSGGQLGGQLLLTYRTLLNKNQVFDLGEKAPDKVLHQFYSNLEKHKQNGDSLSYEIEKRLRVIVAGGDGTAGWILGVISDLKLAHPPPIATVPLGTGNNLPFAFGWGKKNPGINCQSVKSFLNQVKNGKEMKVDSWHILMRMRAPKEGSCDPIAPLELPYSLHAFHRVSQAETLNKEAYNIFRGGFWNYFSIGMDAQVSYAFHSERKLHPEKFKHQLVNQRNYAKLVCKQGWFCTSFMHPYSRNISQLANVKIMKRPGEWIDLHIPRSIRSIVCLNLPSFSGGLNPWGRPNKKKLHERELTPPYVDDGLLEVVGFRDAWHGLILFTPGGHGTRLAQANRIRFEFLRGASEHTYMRMDGEPWKQPLPMDDDTVVIEISHFGQVSMLASPNCLSKNINAATTNHLQEEEKDKNSECFVEDDLEERRKLGAADTFRIPDGFDITHLVVRHLEGLHGQS; translated from the exons ATGGTCAAGAATACAAACTTATCAACCATTCGCAATTTCTTCCGGAAAAG TGAGGAAGCGCCTATTACAGACAGTGAAGCTGATAACTATTTGAAGGATTATTACATTCCTGATTACTTACTTCTACCAGAAAGAGAAATACAGGATGGCTACGATGTAGCTTCTTGTCCTGTACTAGTATTTATCAACTCCAAAAGTGGCGGTCAATTAGGAGGACAACTTCTTTTGACATACCGTACTCTTCTTAATAAAAATCAG GTATTTGATTTGGGAGAAAAGGCTCCTGACAAGGTTCTACATCAATTTTACTCCAATTTAGAGAAACATAAGCAAAATGGAGATAGCTTGTCTTATGAGATTGAAAAGAGATTGAGAGTAATT GTGGCTGGAGGAGATGGAACAGCAGGTTGGATTCTTGGTGTCATTTCAGATCTTAAATTAGCTCATCCACCTCCAATTGCGACGGTGCCATTAGGAACAGGAAACAATCTACCTTTTGCATTTGGTTGG GGAAAAAAGAATCCAGGTATTAACTGCCAGTCTGTGAAGTCGTTCCTGAATCAAgttaaaaatggaaaagaaatgaAAGTTGACAG CTGGCATATTCTTATGAGGATGAGGGCACCTAAAGAAGGTTCTTGTGATCCTATTGCACCTCTTGAGCTACCATATTCATTGCATGCTTTTCACCGCGTGTCTCAAGCTGAAACTTTAAACAAG GAAGCCTATAATATATTTCGAGGAGGATTTTGGAACTACTTCAGTATAG GAATGGATGCTCAAGTTTCATATGCATTTCACAGCGAGAGGAAGCTCCATCCAGAAAAGTTCAAACACCAGTTAGTTAACCAG AGGAACTATGCAAAGCTTGTATGTAAACAAGGATGGTTTTGCACTTCTTTCATGCATCCATATTCAAG AAATATTTCACAGCTAGCAAAtgtcaaaataatgaaaaggCCAGGTGAATGGATAGACCTTCACATACCTAGAAG TATTAGGTCTATTGTCTGTCTTAATTTACCCAGCTTTTCTGGAGGACTTAATCCTTGGGGAAGACCTAACAAGAAGAAGCTGCATGAG AGGGAACTTACTCCTCCATATGTTGATGATGGTCTGCTTGAGGTTGTTGGTTTCCGTGATGCTTGGCATGGACTTATTTTGTTTACTCCAGGAGGGCACGGGACACGCCTTGCACAG GCAAACAGAATACGATTTGAGTTCCTTCGGGGCGCTTCTGAGCATACATATATGAGGATGGATGGGGAACCATGGAAACAACCACTTCCTATGGATGATGATACAGTTGTTATAGAAATTTCTCACTTTGGTCAAGTGAGCATGCTAGCCAGTCCAAATTGCTTATCAAAAAATATCAATGCTGCTACTACAAATCATCTTCAGGAGGAAGAGAAAGACAAGAA
- the LOC107857605 gene encoding diacylglycerol kinase 1 isoform X1: MVKNTNLSTIRNFFRKSHMALVCSEEAPITDSEADNYLKDYYIPDYLLLPEREIQDGYDVASCPVLVFINSKSGGQLGGQLLLTYRTLLNKNQVFDLGEKAPDKVLHQFYSNLEKHKQNGDSLSYEIEKRLRVIVAGGDGTAGWILGVISDLKLAHPPPIATVPLGTGNNLPFAFGWGKKNPGINCQSVKSFLNQVKNGKEMKVDSWHILMRMRAPKEGSCDPIAPLELPYSLHAFHRVSQAETLNKEAYNIFRGGFWNYFSIGMDAQVSYAFHSERKLHPEKFKHQLVNQRNYAKLVCKQGWFCTSFMHPYSRNISQLANVKIMKRPGEWIDLHIPRSIRSIVCLNLPSFSGGLNPWGRPNKKKLHERELTPPYVDDGLLEVVGFRDAWHGLILFTPGGHGTRLAQANRIRFEFLRGASEHTYMRMDGEPWKQPLPMDDDTVVIEISHFGQVSMLASPNCLSKNINAATTNHLQEEEKDKNSECFVEDDLEERRKLGAADTFRIPDGFDITHLVVRHLEGLHGQS, encoded by the exons ATGGTCAAGAATACAAACTTATCAACCATTCGCAATTTCTTCCGGAAAAG CCATATGGCCCTTGTTTGCAGTGAGGAAGCGCCTATTACAGACAGTGAAGCTGATAACTATTTGAAGGATTATTACATTCCTGATTACTTACTTCTACCAGAAAGAGAAATACAGGATGGCTACGATGTAGCTTCTTGTCCTGTACTAGTATTTATCAACTCCAAAAGTGGCGGTCAATTAGGAGGACAACTTCTTTTGACATACCGTACTCTTCTTAATAAAAATCAG GTATTTGATTTGGGAGAAAAGGCTCCTGACAAGGTTCTACATCAATTTTACTCCAATTTAGAGAAACATAAGCAAAATGGAGATAGCTTGTCTTATGAGATTGAAAAGAGATTGAGAGTAATT GTGGCTGGAGGAGATGGAACAGCAGGTTGGATTCTTGGTGTCATTTCAGATCTTAAATTAGCTCATCCACCTCCAATTGCGACGGTGCCATTAGGAACAGGAAACAATCTACCTTTTGCATTTGGTTGG GGAAAAAAGAATCCAGGTATTAACTGCCAGTCTGTGAAGTCGTTCCTGAATCAAgttaaaaatggaaaagaaatgaAAGTTGACAG CTGGCATATTCTTATGAGGATGAGGGCACCTAAAGAAGGTTCTTGTGATCCTATTGCACCTCTTGAGCTACCATATTCATTGCATGCTTTTCACCGCGTGTCTCAAGCTGAAACTTTAAACAAG GAAGCCTATAATATATTTCGAGGAGGATTTTGGAACTACTTCAGTATAG GAATGGATGCTCAAGTTTCATATGCATTTCACAGCGAGAGGAAGCTCCATCCAGAAAAGTTCAAACACCAGTTAGTTAACCAG AGGAACTATGCAAAGCTTGTATGTAAACAAGGATGGTTTTGCACTTCTTTCATGCATCCATATTCAAG AAATATTTCACAGCTAGCAAAtgtcaaaataatgaaaaggCCAGGTGAATGGATAGACCTTCACATACCTAGAAG TATTAGGTCTATTGTCTGTCTTAATTTACCCAGCTTTTCTGGAGGACTTAATCCTTGGGGAAGACCTAACAAGAAGAAGCTGCATGAG AGGGAACTTACTCCTCCATATGTTGATGATGGTCTGCTTGAGGTTGTTGGTTTCCGTGATGCTTGGCATGGACTTATTTTGTTTACTCCAGGAGGGCACGGGACACGCCTTGCACAG GCAAACAGAATACGATTTGAGTTCCTTCGGGGCGCTTCTGAGCATACATATATGAGGATGGATGGGGAACCATGGAAACAACCACTTCCTATGGATGATGATACAGTTGTTATAGAAATTTCTCACTTTGGTCAAGTGAGCATGCTAGCCAGTCCAAATTGCTTATCAAAAAATATCAATGCTGCTACTACAAATCATCTTCAGGAGGAAGAGAAAGACAAGAA
- the LOC107857605 gene encoding diacylglycerol kinase 1 isoform X3 has product MVKNTNLSTIRNFFRKSHMALVCSEEAPITDSEADNYLKDYYIPDYLLLPEREIQDGYDVASCPVLVFINSKSGGQLGGQLLLTYRTLLNKNQVFDLGEKAPDKVLHQFYSNLEKHKQNGDSLSYEIEKRLRVIVAGGDGTAGWILGVISDLKLAHPPPIATVPLGTGNNLPFAFGWGKKNPGINCQSVKSFLNQVKNGKEMKVDSWHILMRMRAPKEGSCDPIAPLELPYSLHAFHRVSQAETLNKEAYNIFRGGFWNYFSIGMDAQVSYAFHSERKLHPEKFKHQLVNQRNYAKLVCKQGWFCTSFMHPYSRNISQLANVKIMKRPGEWIDLHIPRSFSGGLNPWGRPNKKKLHERELTPPYVDDGLLEVVGFRDAWHGLILFTPGGHGTRLAQANRIRFEFLRGASEHTYMRMDGEPWKQPLPMDDDTVVIEISHFGQVSMLASPNCLSKNINAATTNHLQEEEKDKNSECFVEDDLEERRKLGAADTFRIPDGFDITHLVVRHLEGLHGQS; this is encoded by the exons ATGGTCAAGAATACAAACTTATCAACCATTCGCAATTTCTTCCGGAAAAG CCATATGGCCCTTGTTTGCAGTGAGGAAGCGCCTATTACAGACAGTGAAGCTGATAACTATTTGAAGGATTATTACATTCCTGATTACTTACTTCTACCAGAAAGAGAAATACAGGATGGCTACGATGTAGCTTCTTGTCCTGTACTAGTATTTATCAACTCCAAAAGTGGCGGTCAATTAGGAGGACAACTTCTTTTGACATACCGTACTCTTCTTAATAAAAATCAG GTATTTGATTTGGGAGAAAAGGCTCCTGACAAGGTTCTACATCAATTTTACTCCAATTTAGAGAAACATAAGCAAAATGGAGATAGCTTGTCTTATGAGATTGAAAAGAGATTGAGAGTAATT GTGGCTGGAGGAGATGGAACAGCAGGTTGGATTCTTGGTGTCATTTCAGATCTTAAATTAGCTCATCCACCTCCAATTGCGACGGTGCCATTAGGAACAGGAAACAATCTACCTTTTGCATTTGGTTGG GGAAAAAAGAATCCAGGTATTAACTGCCAGTCTGTGAAGTCGTTCCTGAATCAAgttaaaaatggaaaagaaatgaAAGTTGACAG CTGGCATATTCTTATGAGGATGAGGGCACCTAAAGAAGGTTCTTGTGATCCTATTGCACCTCTTGAGCTACCATATTCATTGCATGCTTTTCACCGCGTGTCTCAAGCTGAAACTTTAAACAAG GAAGCCTATAATATATTTCGAGGAGGATTTTGGAACTACTTCAGTATAG GAATGGATGCTCAAGTTTCATATGCATTTCACAGCGAGAGGAAGCTCCATCCAGAAAAGTTCAAACACCAGTTAGTTAACCAG AGGAACTATGCAAAGCTTGTATGTAAACAAGGATGGTTTTGCACTTCTTTCATGCATCCATATTCAAG AAATATTTCACAGCTAGCAAAtgtcaaaataatgaaaaggCCAGGTGAATGGATAGACCTTCACATACCTAGAAG CTTTTCTGGAGGACTTAATCCTTGGGGAAGACCTAACAAGAAGAAGCTGCATGAG AGGGAACTTACTCCTCCATATGTTGATGATGGTCTGCTTGAGGTTGTTGGTTTCCGTGATGCTTGGCATGGACTTATTTTGTTTACTCCAGGAGGGCACGGGACACGCCTTGCACAG GCAAACAGAATACGATTTGAGTTCCTTCGGGGCGCTTCTGAGCATACATATATGAGGATGGATGGGGAACCATGGAAACAACCACTTCCTATGGATGATGATACAGTTGTTATAGAAATTTCTCACTTTGGTCAAGTGAGCATGCTAGCCAGTCCAAATTGCTTATCAAAAAATATCAATGCTGCTACTACAAATCATCTTCAGGAGGAAGAGAAAGACAAGAA